Proteins encoded by one window of Arachis ipaensis cultivar K30076 chromosome B04, Araip1.1, whole genome shotgun sequence:
- the LOC107638950 gene encoding berberine bridge enzyme-like 8 has protein sequence MVVRSNNIRALPSLLLVPIIVVLLVSLAPCSTSASNSKTFIHCLVNHSDSSHPISSAIFTPRNASFTSVLDSYVRNLRFNTSTTRKPYLIITALHVSHVQAAVVCGQKHNLQMKIRSGGHDYEGVSYVAEVPFFILDMFNLRSIEVDIESETAWVQAGAQLGEVYYNIAKKSKGHGFPAGVCPTVGVGGHISGGGYGNMMRKYGLSVDNVLDAQIVDVQGRLLDRESMGEDLFWAIRGGGGGSFGVVIAYKIKLVKVPEKVTVFSVYRTLEENATDIVYNWQHVAPTIDNDLFIRLIMDVVNATQNGTKTLRANFIALYLGDSKTLISLLHDKFPQLGLKQQDCIETTWLQSVLFWTNINISTPLEVLLDRQPQSPVNFLKRKSDYVKKPISKEGLEGIFNKMIELVDTILYFNPYGGRMAEIPSTETPFPHRAGRLWKVQYQANWKTPGKDVADYYIDLTRKLHKYMTPFVSNNPREAFFNYKDLDLGINHNGKNSYVQGRVYGVDYFNQNFNRLVQIKTKVDPSNFFRNEQSIPTLPH, from the exons ATGGTAGTTCGTTCTAATAATATTAGAGCATTACCATCATTATTATTAGTTCCCATTATTGTTGTGTTATTAGTTTCCTTAGCACCATGTTCAACTTCAGCTTCAAATTCAAAGACATTCATTCATTGCCTTGTAAACCATTCAGATTCTTCTCACCCAATAAGTTCAGCAATTTTCACACCAAGAAATGCCTCATTCACTTCGGTGCTGGATTCCTACGTTAGAAACCTTCGTTTCAACACGTCGACAACAAGAAAACCATACCTCATAATCACTGCTTTGCATGTATCTCACGTGCAAGCAGCCGTTGTTTGTGGTCAAAAGCACAACCTGCAAATGAAAATTCGAAGCGGCGGGCATGACTACGAAGGAGTGTCATATGTGGCTGAAGTGCCGTTCTTCATCCTAGACATGTTCAACCTGAGATCCATAGAGGTTGACATAGAAAGTGAAACAGCTTGGGTACAGGCTGGTGCACAGTTAGGTGAGGTGTACTATAATATTGCTAAGAAGAGTAAAGGTCATGGATTCCCAGCAGGGGTTTGTCCCACAGTTGGTGTTGGAGGGCACATAAGTGGTGGTGGCTATGGCAATATGATGAGAAAATATGGTCTTTCAGTGGACAACGTTCTTGATGCACAAATAGTTGATGTTCAAG GTAGACTACTTGATAGAGAATCAATGGGCGAAGATCTGTTTTGGGCCATTAGAGGTGGCGGTGGTGGTAGCTTTGGTGTTGTGATTGCCTACAAAATCAAGCTTGTTAAAGTCCCAGAGAAAGTAACTGTGTTCAGTGTTTATAGAACCTTAGAagaaaatgccacagacatagtTTATAATTGGCAACATGTTGCACCTACCATTGACAATGACCTCTTCATTAGGCTTATCATGGATGTGGTGAATGCAACACAAAATGGAACTAAGACTCTTAGGGCTAACTTCATAGCCTTGTACCTTGGTGACTCCAAAACCCTAATTTCTCTCTTGCATGACAAGTTTCCTCAATTGGGTTTGAAGCAACAAGATTGCATTGAAACAACTTGGCTTCAATCGGTGCTCTTTTGGACTAACATCAACATTTCAACTCCTCTTGAGGTCTTGCTTGATAGACAACCACAATCACCAGTCAACTTCTTGAAAAGGAAATCTGATTATGTGAAGAAACCAATTTCAAAAGAGGGTTTGGAAGGAATTTTCAACAAGATGATTGAGTTGGTAGATACTATACTGTATTTCAATCCTTATGGTGGAAGAATGGCTGAGATTCCATCAACAGAAACTCCTTTTCCTCATAGGGCTGGCAGATTATGGAAGGTTCAGTACCAAGCAAATTGGAAAACTCCAGGGAAAGATGTTGCTGATTACTACATTGACTTGACTAGGAAACTTCATAAGTACATGACTCCTTTTGTGTCCAACAACCCTAGAGAGGCTTTCTTCAATTACAAGGATCTTGATTTGGGAATTAACCATAATGGTAAGAACAGCTATGTGCAAGGTAGGGTTTATGGGGTTGACTATTTCAATCAAAACTTCAATAGGTTGGTTCAAATTAAGACCAAGGTTGATCCTTCCAACTTCTTTAGGAATGAACAAAGCATCCCTACCCTGCCACATTAG